A section of the Deinococcus taeanensis genome encodes:
- a CDS encoding PEGA domain-containing protein gives MKRAGLGVMGLVLAGLISGCVPAPLRAQAGAELRVTAAPGTPAVQTVTGAVGLYREPGPGSLRVVTDRAAFVTSVVLPERGGAVVLPAVRTEAGVTVVTSLPATSGYTQVFTVASLQPMALDGARGATSVAEVSRAVEAAARTLPAGAYTVATTVYRVERFGTLNVTANLAGAEVRINGERVGTAPLQVQDLPEGQVTVEVSRSGYRTFTQRVNITGNEVSSVNASLRLITGTLSVRSDVLADLYVERQLIGTVQPGVGLDLPLRPGVLSLNVVPRNRALASQNLLVRVTADRVTPVVCAVTNGEYRCTLP, from the coding sequence ATGAAGCGTGCTGGATTGGGTGTCATGGGGCTGGTGCTGGCCGGACTGATCAGCGGGTGCGTGCCGGCGCCCCTGCGTGCGCAGGCGGGCGCGGAGCTGCGCGTGACGGCCGCGCCGGGAACCCCGGCTGTGCAGACCGTGACGGGGGCGGTCGGCCTGTACCGTGAGCCGGGCCCGGGGTCCCTGCGGGTCGTGACGGACCGCGCGGCGTTCGTGACGTCCGTGGTGCTGCCTGAACGTGGGGGCGCCGTGGTGCTGCCGGCCGTGCGCACGGAGGCGGGAGTCACCGTGGTCACGTCGCTGCCTGCCACGAGCGGGTATACGCAGGTGTTCACCGTGGCCAGCCTTCAACCCATGGCGCTGGACGGCGCGCGCGGCGCGACCTCCGTGGCGGAGGTGTCGAGGGCTGTGGAGGCGGCCGCACGGACCCTGCCTGCGGGCGCCTATACGGTGGCCACAACGGTGTACCGCGTGGAGCGCTTCGGGACGCTGAATGTCACGGCGAACCTTGCGGGGGCCGAGGTGCGGATCAATGGCGAGCGGGTGGGCACAGCGCCACTGCAGGTTCAGGACCTGCCGGAGGGGCAGGTGACGGTGGAAGTGTCCCGCAGCGGGTACCGGACGTTCACGCAGCGGGTGAACATCACCGGCAATGAGGTGAGCAGCGTGAACGCCTCGCTCCGCCTGATCACGGGCACGCTCTCGGTGCGCAGTGACGTTCTCGCGGACCTGTACGTGGAGCGGCAGCTGATTGGGACTGTGCAGCCGGGCGTGGGCCTGGACCTGCCGCTGCGGCCGGGGGTGCTGTCCCTGAACGTCGTGCCGCGCAACCGCGCCCTGGCGTCGCAGAACCTGCTGGTGCGCGTCACGGCGGACCGGGTGACGCCGGTGGTGTGTGCCGTGACGAACGGTGAGTACCGCTGCACCCTTCCCTGA
- a CDS encoding MBL fold metallo-hydrolase → MTSAPLLTPVLGSLHALQVPIPYPMKYVTVLLDVPADGRGPVTMIDTALDTPEARHAIEEGLAALGVHWSDVDRVIITHHHPDHYGLAGVVEERSGAAVQMLDVEIGRGERYWHLWEEWLPGHLKHMRDHGLPAESLASMGADNRRGRERVHPATRVQPLREGQMVPLAGREWEVLWLPGHADGHLGLWSEQDSLLIAGDAILPRISPNVGLYAYTRPDPLGDYLQTLGKLEALNPARAVVGHHGPVMEGVQARARELRAHHHERLDFMKAEAAREPRSAYDLSLAMFPRDLNISGRRFALAETLAHVEHLRLLGQLYRTWNEVREVWLYHA, encoded by the coding sequence ATGACGTCCGCGCCGCTGCTCACGCCCGTGCTGGGCTCCCTGCACGCCCTGCAGGTCCCGATTCCCTACCCCATGAAGTACGTGACCGTACTGCTGGACGTCCCCGCAGACGGGCGCGGGCCGGTCACGATGATCGACACGGCCCTCGACACCCCTGAGGCACGCCACGCCATTGAGGAGGGACTCGCGGCGCTGGGCGTGCACTGGTCGGACGTGGACCGGGTGATCATCACGCACCATCACCCCGATCACTACGGGCTGGCGGGCGTGGTGGAGGAACGCAGCGGCGCCGCCGTCCAGATGCTGGACGTCGAGATCGGCCGCGGGGAACGCTACTGGCACCTGTGGGAGGAGTGGCTGCCCGGGCACCTGAAGCACATGCGTGACCATGGTCTGCCGGCCGAGTCCCTGGCCAGCATGGGCGCCGACAACCGCCGCGGCCGTGAACGGGTGCATCCGGCCACGCGGGTGCAGCCGCTGCGCGAAGGGCAGATGGTGCCGCTGGCCGGCCGGGAGTGGGAGGTGCTGTGGCTGCCGGGCCATGCGGACGGGCACCTGGGACTGTGGAGCGAGCAGGACAGCCTGCTGATCGCGGGCGACGCGATCCTGCCGCGCATCAGCCCGAACGTGGGGCTGTACGCGTACACCCGGCCCGATCCGCTGGGGGATTACCTGCAGACGCTGGGCAAACTGGAGGCCCTGAACCCGGCGCGGGCGGTGGTGGGACACCACGGACCGGTGATGGAAGGCGTGCAGGCGCGCGCCCGTGAACTGCGCGCCCATCACCACGAGCGGCTGGATTTCATGAAGGCCGAGGCGGCCCGGGAGCCCCGCAGCGCGTACGACCTGTCGCTGGCGATGTTCCCGCGGGACCTGAACATCAGCGGGCGGCGCTTCGCGCTCGCTGAAACGCTGGCGCACGTGGAGCACCTGCGCCTGCTGGGGCAGCTGTACCGCACGTGGAACGAGGTGCGGGAGGTGTGGCTGTACCACGCCTGA
- a CDS encoding citrate/2-methylcitrate synthase, with amino-acid sequence MTNTATNIAKGLEGVLFTESKLTFINGTEGILTHLGIPIQEWAENSTFEELSLALLNGKLPTAAELAQFDADLKANRAIPEALVQIIQGMPKGVHPMQALRTAVSYLGLLDPQAEDTSAEGRRAIATRMIAQFATIIAAINRAQDGQEVVAPRMDLTHAGNYLYMLSGKEPTAEQARLFDIALVLHVDHGMNASTFTAIATGSTLSDMYSCITSAIGALKGPLHGGANEAVMDMLDEVGTPEKAEAYITQKLDSKEKIMGVGHRVYKYFDPRSRVLRDYAEVVANKEGKSNYYQILETIEKVVVDRIGSKGIYPNVDFYSGTVYSDLGIKKEFFTPIFALARISGWCASLIEYTSNNRLLRPDAVYSGATDAHYVPLQDRQ; translated from the coding sequence ATGACGAACACCGCCACGAACATCGCCAAGGGGCTCGAAGGCGTTCTCTTCACTGAGAGCAAACTCACGTTCATCAACGGGACGGAGGGCATTCTGACGCACCTGGGCATCCCGATTCAGGAGTGGGCGGAAAACAGCACCTTCGAGGAACTTTCCCTGGCGCTGCTGAACGGCAAGCTGCCCACCGCCGCTGAACTCGCCCAGTTCGACGCCGACCTGAAAGCCAACCGCGCCATCCCCGAAGCGCTCGTGCAGATCATTCAGGGCATGCCCAAAGGCGTGCACCCCATGCAGGCCCTGCGCACTGCCGTGTCCTACCTGGGTCTCCTGGACCCCCAGGCGGAAGACACCAGCGCCGAAGGCCGCCGGGCCATTGCCACCCGCATGATCGCCCAGTTCGCCACCATCATCGCCGCGATCAACCGCGCCCAGGACGGCCAGGAGGTCGTGGCCCCCCGCATGGACCTCACGCATGCCGGCAACTACCTGTACATGCTCAGCGGCAAGGAACCCACTGCCGAGCAGGCCCGTCTGTTCGACATCGCGCTGGTTCTTCACGTTGACCACGGCATGAACGCCAGCACCTTCACGGCCATCGCCACCGGCAGCACCCTCAGCGACATGTACTCCTGCATCACGAGTGCCATCGGCGCCCTCAAAGGGCCGCTGCACGGCGGCGCCAACGAAGCCGTGATGGACATGCTCGACGAGGTCGGCACCCCCGAGAAGGCCGAAGCCTACATCACGCAGAAACTCGACAGCAAAGAGAAGATCATGGGCGTCGGGCACCGCGTGTACAAGTACTTCGACCCCCGCAGCCGCGTTCTGCGTGACTACGCCGAGGTGGTGGCCAACAAGGAAGGCAAAAGCAACTACTACCAGATTCTGGAGACCATCGAGAAGGTCGTCGTGGACCGCATCGGCAGCAAGGGCATCTACCCGAACGTCGACTTCTACAGCGGCACCGTGTACAGCGACCTGGGCATCAAGAAGGAGTTCTTCACGCCCATCTTCGCCCTGGCCCGCATCAGCGGCTGGTGTGCCAGCCTGATCGAATACACCAGCAACAACCGCCTGCTGCGCCCCGACGCCGTGTACAGCGGCGCCACCGACGCGCACTACGTCCCGCTGCAGGACCGTCAGTAA
- the tsaB gene encoding tRNA (adenosine(37)-N6)-threonylcarbamoyltransferase complex dimerization subunit type 1 TsaB, translating to MSALPPASPADAPRPPVTLALDTATPWLTLALAWPGGELHVSREVGRAHAELLPGAVQALFAEAGLPLRAGQIVIGTGPGSYTGVRVGASYALGLGRVWGAPVLGVSTLEALVRGEGVQGVSLDARKGNVYGAVFEVRGGVAVATTHAPARLPLEEFSGLLGGLPHHQDGPPDGLALLRAGLAHGQREWALAYL from the coding sequence ATGAGTGCCCTGCCGCCCGCCTCCCCTGCCGACGCTCCAAGGCCGCCTGTGACGCTGGCGCTGGACACCGCCACTCCGTGGCTGACGCTGGCGCTGGCCTGGCCGGGCGGTGAGCTTCATGTGTCGCGCGAGGTGGGCCGCGCGCACGCCGAACTGCTGCCGGGCGCGGTACAGGCGCTGTTCGCAGAGGCTGGCCTGCCGCTGCGCGCCGGACAGATCGTGATCGGCACTGGCCCCGGGTCGTACACCGGCGTGCGGGTGGGCGCGAGCTACGCGCTGGGGCTGGGGCGGGTGTGGGGCGCTCCAGTGCTGGGGGTCAGTACGCTGGAGGCGCTGGTGCGCGGCGAAGGCGTGCAGGGCGTGTCGCTGGACGCCCGCAAGGGGAACGTGTACGGGGCTGTGTTCGAGGTGCGCGGCGGCGTGGCGGTCGCCACCACCCACGCGCCGGCGCGCCTGCCGCTCGAGGAGTTCAGCGGGCTGCTGGGCGGGCTCCCGCACCACCAGGACGGCCCGCCGGACGGTCTGGCGCTGCTGCGGGCGGGGCTCGCGCATGGGCAGCGGGAGTGGGCGCTGGCGTACCTGTAG